Part of the Impatiens glandulifera chromosome 8, dImpGla2.1, whole genome shotgun sequence genome is shown below.
GAATGCATAAGATGTTTAAGTCTTTAAAAGCTTTCGGGCTGAGAaaattcctcacccctcatgaacTTTATCATGAACAAGTTGGTTCATGAATATTTCGCAACCGCTGGGTTCTATCAAGATAAAATTATTGTTGGGGTCGTGATGGGCCAAATGATCTCCATCGCAGAAGAGTCTTTTGGTACGTTTTTCCAACTTCCAAAAGTAGGTATTAATGATTTCTCAACCACTCCACCTGATCTAATGATTACAATGATGAGAGTCTTTTCTAATTCTCCTCAAGTagacattcatggaaagaaaaaccttctGAAGGTTGAATTTGCTTTGTTAAGCGATATCACCTCGAAATCTCTTCTCTCCAAAGAGtcttcttacaagtattgtacaaaggtctttcagataatggtggctatcaccaggggcGTTCCtgtcaactggacaagcttcctcttcggaaatcttgtcagaatggttgttgctcggAAGACTATCTTTGGTTTTGACGGTCCTCTTAGCTCTCTTCTGTGCTTCCTTCTGAATGAACCCAGTAAGAGTTTTCACCTTCCTTCTAAAATCctgaacaaccagaaggttgtcGATTACATTCAAATGGTGGAAACGCTCAAGTCCAAGAAAAGGTAaagagaagactccaactcccctctaactacagtcttagagatctcttaggttgaagtctacCCTTTCCAGAGTAAAgtctaggaagaagaagaagaatagaatttaaatttctttatgaaatttcttttgaatattttgatgatgtttttgaagtaaacttatttttggttactttgaacaatgttttgtgtgtttcttctgaaaacactcatttGTAATTCATCTGATTTTGATATCTTGAATGTTTTACTTGCATGCAAACAGGGTTTtgtttatatgatgaatgcatattttggtaaatgtatgcatttctccaatttcttcatcaaaaaggggaaaattgttgggtcaaattattttgactaagtgttgaaataatttaaccattgagattttgatgatgaaataacttatgagttttgatgcaggtatattgaaatcatattttataagacttggctctaatgagagtcattagaccgattttggcattagatgcatagaattaaacgtacagacgtacagtctaactcaacggagttagacgtgtagtctaatgaatgcatagaattagacgtatagtctaactcaacggagttagacgtgtagtctaatgaatgcataaaattagacgtacagtctaactcaacggagttaaacgtgtagtctaatgaatgcataaaattagacgtacagtctaactcaacggagttagacgtgtagtctaatgaatgcatagaattagacgtgcagtctaactttgtggagttagacttgcagtctaacttagtggagttagacgtgcaatctaatggatgcatagaattagacgtgtggtctaatagatatgcggaattagacgtgtagtctaactcaacggagttagacgtgcagtctaatgaattctcgaattagacgcaagtctaatgtattcggaattagacgtgcagtctaacttagtagagttagacgtgtagtctaattaagtgaaagttagatgatagtctaactccttcagataagtctgaggtagaaccggaattagacgtgcactctaactcagtggagttagacgtgcagtctaactcagtggagttagacgtgcagtctaatggttattggataattagacgtgtagtctaattaagtgaaagttagacgtgagtctaactccttcagataagtctgaggtagaaccggaattagacgtgcagtctaactcagtggagttagacgtgcagtctaactcaatggagttagacgtgcagtctaatggttattggataattagacgtgtagtctaatgcaatgtgaaagttagacgtgagtctaactcctttagacaagtctgcgatagaaccggaattagacgtgtagtctaacttagtggagttagacgtgtagtctaatggttaatgtaattagacgtgagtttaattctattagaccaggcggtctaatagactctgttattaaaaggagatgtttgatttcattagacagattttcacaatccgtctaactgaaatacgtctaatgctcagtttaagtagtatgTTTAAAGCTAGCATTCACCtatccacgtgctatagttgtaccatactcctgctccactttatagtgaagattagtacaacagctatatgcaaccaaccagcgaatgccacgtaagagaattttcctcatattacttgttttgcaggtacatccctgatggaatattcggcgcactaccagtggtgtacggccacgatccttgtgctcagaacctgctgtgtacaatggaggcattccaatggaagagtgccacgtatgaTTCTAAAAGATTTGACCGTTAGCTcatgctcagtatttaacaaatctcaaggacaacggaagaagcAGTGACTTGAGCCTCTCGAATTGCCAATCTtccgatcatcttgcttactgaattcaagtctttgaatattcatattgtgaagctgctttctaattgtactatgtgtgaatcaagagagagctagaatcaaaagacctttagttgagtgatattctttatcttgtaattgaacagaaagtgttctgttcaatagtgagctaagtgtgtgtaaattgtatttaattcGAATcgtattatagtgaatccttccggtgatttgaagaatgggtgacgtaggaaagtttctccgaacatccataaacaaactgttgtgttcttcatttctgtcatcttttcatatttcatcttgtgcttcaaacccaagtaaacaatttcgccttgaatctgtttcaagtgtttacaagtgtttgcgtagaatacaaagcgaattaaatctataacatgatttctttcaaaccgtttttcataagccttcatccatagccagacccctgtctctattgattaagccgattctatcatatacattatcttttttcggtataccttaaaaatcgatattttcaatattttactgtacggtattttcgatatacttttaatattgataaattttCCCACCCCTACATACAGGGGATTTCTATTTGAGAGTtgaaagttttataaaacaaaatgtaaTTCTATCGGCAATAATTTTCGTAACATTGTTCATTTGTGAAAATTACAAATTGTATTGTAATGTGGGGATAAACaagatttaatacaaatattgtTGTACTCTTAAATATGAGATTTTTACTCGAAGAGTTGAAACTTTATCcaaaaaatgtcattttatccACAATAATTTGTGCAACATTGTCCTTTTGCAAAAATTAAAAACGGTTTTTCAATGTGACGATAAACaagatttaatacaaatatagtTGCACTCTCAAACAAGGGTAGAAGGATTTCTACCCGatagttgaaaattatttacaaaaaattTCATTCGATCCTCAATAATCTCCGCAACCATTGTCACTTGCAAAATTGTAAATTTTACTGCAATGTGATAATGAACAAAACATCATGCAAATATAGTTGTACTCTCAAATATGAGATTTAAACCTTAGAGctaaaaatatattctaaaaaaatggcATTTGATCTGCAATGTTATTCACAATTCATAGTAAAAATGActaaaaatattgtaatgtaGCGATAAATATTTcttccataaaaaaaaatcaacaaatctttaatcattgttcttccttttttttcttccatttgaaCATTTTAGTCATCCATGCTTCTATCATTTACATTTTGTTTTCAACGAACCCATCACAAAGTCTATCCGATTGTTTTATACAATAACCTTCTTAATCTAACAAAttagtattaaaaaataaaataatcgaaattctttatatatatatatatatatatatatatatatatatatatatatattagtgtatGCATAAAAATCAAAGTCTTCATCGTAATTTTTTTTGACGACATAGATGGTTGTTAGTTTGATAATTTTCATATCATCAAGTAGAACCTGCATTTGACAATATGAAATTGTATGTCTAATTGGTGTAGGGGATGCTCGACATGAGCAGTAGTCATGGTCTCCATCTCATCCTTCAGATTTTGAATCTAGGCTCGAGGTTCAACAAACTCGACATTAATTGTGTCCATCTCGGTtgtcactacaacaaaaaagactttcggcgacgcttaaaaagacttctcccaacccttaaaagcgtcgccaaagatattaccgacacttattcttgcgtcgccagaagcagggtgggcgcaagttatAGCAACGCTTAATTAAGCGTCGGTAATATTCATTTAAGCGTTGCTAAAggtctatttaatttttaagaattcttaatattataatattaatttattttttacaattttatcttaatatttatttatttttctattaaattaaatattcatcaagaaaaattattttatacttgacatttttaattataacaaaattaacataaattctcTTAACacgattatataataaaatcacaattatctCATAATATCATACCATAATCAAAAGATTCAAAAGATTCAAAAgatttcaaacaaacaaaatagttTTGAACAATAAAGTTGAAATAGAAAACTAGAAATTGATGATTTTCATCTACTTGATCATCTTCTTGGGCCTCACTGCAATTATGTAaacgaatatttttttaagatacgaaataaaaaatgtattttaatgtgagttaaatatagaaaaaatttgaaaaaaaaacctGTTTGCTGTGTCCACATTTCTTCTTCCTGACAACTCAATGATGAATATTTCAGTCAGCAATCAATAAcatcaaaagaaaaaacctaatacaaatgattaattttccTTCTACAGtattataattcaaacaaaaagtATAAACTTTCATATAAGCAGATTAAccatataaaaagaataatcaCAAGATCCGCAcatctaatattataattagagaTCTAACAGTGTACTGTCAATTATGAATATTGcaataatcaaaacaaaaaagacataaaaaggtaaaaaaaataccTTACGTAGATTCATTTTTGCATAACCTGGAAGATGACAACTCGAGAATGAATTCTTCAGTCAGCCATCAATACCGTCAAAAGagaaaaccaaaaccaaatgattaattttatatttacagtATTTACATTACtataactcaaacaaaaatatataaaactttcacATAAGCAGATTAACCATATAAGAAAAAACATCtaatacaagaagataagaagaagaatcacAGGATCCGcacatataatattataattagagtTCTAACAGTGTACTGCCAATTATGAATATTGcaataatcaaaacaaaaatgacataaaaaggtaaaaaaaaataccttacGTAGATTCATTTTTGCATAACCTGGAAGATGACAACTCGAGGATGAGTACTTCAGTCCGCTATCAATACCATCAAAAGAGAGAACCAAAAccaaatcattaattttatatttacagtactataactcaaacaaaaatatataaaactgtCATATAAACAGATCAGCCAtataagaaaaaacatataatacaAGAAGATAATAGAAGAATCACAAGATCCTCACATCTAATATTATACTTAAAGTTCTAATACTGTACTGCCAATTATGAATATTGTAATAAtctaaacaaaaaacataaaaaggtaaaaaaaataccTTAAGTAGATTCATTTTCGCATAAAGTGGAAGATGTCTCGACAGCTCCCTTGTCAACCAACAAAGattctaacttatttatttgtGCTTGCATCTTTTCTTGGTTAGCAACCATCCTTTTCAATTCTTGTTTTATATCATTAATCTCATCAACCTTTGTTCTACCATCCACAGAAAAGTCAACAGTCCTTAAAGATTTTGGATACGCTTGAAGACCCAATCCTCTCACACGTCCATATGTATCAGGACCAATCACTTGTGAGTATATATCGCTATGAAAAGCTCTTATGTCTTGTCCCTCAGAAGGTGTTTGGattaacttgtttttaattgattcctaaatgtattaaatttaacgttaatacatttttaaacaCATATAAAATGTATACGCATAACATTTTTACCGTAGCTCGAGATGAATTGTCATCTAAAGGTCTTCCATCTTTACGAGCTTTATGTGTTTCGAGAAATACATGAGCTCTTGAGTGCTCCAGTCCAGCGCTTGCCTAAAACAATACAAGTAATACATGtttatagaataaattattgatgTCATAATTCATATCATTATACCATTTCAGAAGCAACACGAGCAAAACTTTTAGATCCAGATGTATGCGGCATCTTCTGTTTCTCTCGACATCTTTTGTTGATTGAACTATTTCTCtacacaataaaaattataaattttatttatataacaatcACTATAAATATAGAATCACATTGTCATACCATGTTCTTATCTGAGTACCAAAAATTGACAAGGAAATTCCATTGTACATTTGGAATCCCAACTGGCctattctttaacaaatcttCTTTCAACGGATATTTTCCAAAATATCGTGCTTTCAAATCAGATCGATAACCTTTCAATGACCTTCCCAACGATTTTAGTACCCAAATTTCAGCCATTTGAGGTAAATCAAACCTATtctgtaaaaataattagtattaacattaatataaataaataaatattatgaatgataaataatttaccTTGACCAATTTTATTAGATGGTCTTTCAATTCTTTGGGAAAGCATCTCCAGTCATTATATAACAATGGAGTTATTTCTGCATTTCGCACGAGTGTACCTAAGAAAAAACCCAATGTGCATCCTTCTTGTCCAGTAGGTTGGTTCAAATGATTGAATGATACTGTAATTCTTTTATCACTTGGTAAAGCCCATACATCAGGTAGAGTAGTGGGTCCGCGTACTCTTTTAAGTGGTTGAGAATCTGTATAAAAATACgttaaaaattaatagatacatttaaaactaattaaaaaataaaaacataataactaCCTTGAGTATCACTATGTAAGGCATCAAAAGTAGAAGCATCatgtattgaattatttgatgatGATGGCATACAAGACGTTGATCCATTAGCCGAAAAATCTACagtatttaacttttttttccgAGCCATTTATCTGcaaatacattataaaatatattaaaacactaTACAAACTCACTTATGAGTCAAACATAAGATGTATAAATATTGGAAGTCTCACTTGGTGATATAAAATTAAGCTAGTTGATTTATAGTTTCTCCTTCAATATCATCTCTAACCCAATCAACATCATCATCTCCTATAATTAGTGAAGACTCCTCAATTTCAATGTGAACCATACTTTGATCTCCCATGTCATAAGTATTTCTAACTTTTAGTTGCCTTGGGAGAAACCAACCAGGATTTGAAACATCTTTAACATATATAACTTGCTGACATTGCGAAGCAAATACAAATGGATCATATGTGAGATATTTTCCTGTGTGTATCAACCTAGAAAAGTTGATCATTGTAAATCCTAAAAGATCTTTTTTTATTCCTGTCTTTTGATCAACATCAGCCCAATCACATCTAAATAATACAATCTTAAATTCATCAGAGTAGTTCAATTCAATGATATCAGTCAAAATTCCATAGTAGACTACATCACCAATGATTGGTCTTCGATCACTCGTACTTGCATAACTATTAGTTTTTGAAATAACCATCACTCCACAATTTTGAGTGCTTAAATTCACTTCAGAATCTTTAGTACGAAATCTATATCCATTTTTCACATCATATGCTCTAAACCTTTTCACGATTCGATGTGGACCTCGAGCAATAATTTTAACTTCTGGAGTTATTCGTCCATTAAATGATAATGACGAGTTGTTGACCTCTTCTTTGAGCCACTCATGGAAACTTTCacaatgttttttttcaatctCACGTGGTGATAAACGACGATGACGGTGTAATCTTTTGATTGTAGTATGATGATCTCTGCAAAtcattatttatgatattagttgttataaaatatgttatctTTATAAAAAGATATACTTACCTTCGAAATTCTTCAATTATACCACAATTGAATAGAACATATCGATGAGCTTGTATATACGTCATTTCATCCAATGTAATCACGTGTATCGCTCCATAATGTTGTCCCACATTAGGAAATAGACATATTTGCTCATTTGATTGTTGATGTGCATGATTTCTCACAGATTTTTCTCCTATCATTTTATTATCATCGAGATATCGAGCACAAAATGTTAAACACTCGTCCGCAATATATGCTTCAGCTATTGAGCCTTCAGGGCGTGCTTGGTTGCGTACATATGATTTCAATTTTCCCAAGTAcctttaagttaaaattaataataagatcaTTTTcagattattaataaaaaaattacaaactcaTTACCTCTCAATTGGATACATCCATCTGAAAAATACTGGACCTGCAAGTTCGACCTCATCTGCTAAATGGACGACCAAATGCACCATAACCGTGAAGaaagatggtagaaatattttttctaagtgACATAGTATAACTGGTGCCTTGTCTTGAAGTGATTTTACCTCCGAATTTGATAAAGATTTTGCACATATAGCTTTAAAGTAGTTGCACAACTCTATCAATACTGAAGACACTTTCGATGGCAAAGTATTTCGCAATGAAATAGGGAGAAGCTCTTGCATTAAAACGTGACAATCATGGCTTTTAAGTCCATAAAGCTTGCGTTGACTACGAATACAACGTGAAATATTTGATGCATAACCATCTGGAAGTTTGATATTCTCTAATACTTCTAAAAACTTGTTCATCTCATCTGAAGACATGGTAAAGCATGCTGGAGGGACATAATATCTATCTTGACCTTGTTGTTTGAGCCATAAATCTTTTCTGATATTCATCTTTTGCAAATCAAGACGGGCGTTTGCATTATCTTTTGACTTCTTGTTAACTTTTAATAAAGTATTCACAATGTTGTCACAAACATTCTTTTCAATATGCATAACATCAAGATTGTGACGTAACAAATTGTGCTTCCAatatggaagttcaaagaaaatGCTCTTCTTTTTCCATGTCTTTTCAAAAACGCCCGTAACTTTCTTATTAAGTTTTCCATAATCAAACTTAATATTTTGCAATTGATCTAAGACTTTTGATCCACACAGCATAGAAGGAGAGGACCTTAATTCTTCTTCACCGTCAAAAGATTTTAAGTCAAATCGATAATTATGACTTCGATCTAGAAAACGTCGATGACCCATATAACAAAACTTTTTGCTATCTAACAAATATTTCGAACAAGTATctttgttacaacaaggacatgCAAAAGATCCATAAGTACTCCATCCAGACAGATTACCATAGGCtggaaaatcattaatagtccacattAAAGTTGCATGTAGTTTAAAAATTTCTTTCTTTGAAGCATCAAAACTCTCCACACCAAACTCCCAAAGTTGTTTCAACTCTTCAATAAGAGGTTGTAAATAAACATCAATGTCATTTCCCGGTCCAGATGGACCGGGAATAAGCAATGACAACATCATATAAGCTTCCTTCATGCACAACCAAGGAGGCAAATTATAAGGCATCAAGATCACAGGCCATGTACTATGATTTACCCTCATTGTTCTAAATGGATTAAACCCATCAGCTGCGAGTCCCAACCTTACATTACGAGAATCTTTAGCAAAATCTGGATAAAGAGAATCAAAAGATTTCCATGCTTTTGAGTCAGCTGGGTGTCGCATTATTCCATCTTTAATGCGTTCCTTATCATGCCACACCATCAAGTTTGAGGTCTTTGATGACACAAAGAGACGTTGTAATCTGGGTATCAAAGGAAAGTGCCTCAATATTTTAGCAGCGacttttttcttcttcactCCACTAGATTTCGAAGATTCTGTTAAGTTGCTTGCTTCGTTATTTTTCCATCGAGAAGTTCCACATTTCAAGCAATTCTCCACCTTGGTGTCTTTGTGTTCTTTCCAAAATAACATACAATTATTTGGACACGCATCGATTTTTTCATACTTAAGACCCAAGTTATCCACAATCTTCTTTGTTTCTTTGTATGAACTTGGAAATGTGTTACTATCCGGGAATGCATCCTTCAAAATTTTCATCAGTGTATCAAATGATTGATTGGACCATCCATGTTGACATTTCACATTATAAACATTCAAAATGAAAGATAATTTGCTAAATGTTTTACACCCAGGCCACAATTCTTCATTAGCATCTTTCAACAATTGATCAAACTTTTGAACATTGGGATTAGAATCTTGAGTATTTGCTTCAACATAGTCATCAAACATGTTtacgtcttcttcatcattttcatcTACATCCATTCTCGTAGTTTGTTGTAATATTCCTAATGCCTCCTGCACTAACTGGGTCATATCATTATTGGGTGAATCATGTTGCACATTAGGGATAGGTTGAGAAGTTGACTGATTCGATAAAAATTCACCGTGAGAAAACCATGTGCTATATCCACTCATAATTCCATTGACAACTAAATCATCATATATCTCTCCACGAACTTTTAGCTTATTCAACACACATTTCTTACAAGGACAACGAACTTTTCCACCATCTC
Proteins encoded:
- the LOC124913369 gene encoding uncharacterized protein LOC124913369, coding for MARKKKLNTVDFSANGSTSCMPSSSNNSIHDASTFDALHSDTQDSQPLKRVRGPTTLPDVWALPSDKRITVSFNHLNQPTGQEGCTLGFFLGTLVRNAEITPLLYNDWRCFPKELKDHLIKLVKNRFDLPQMAEIWVLKSLGRSLKGYRSDLKARYFGKYPLKEDLLKNRPVGIPNVQWNFLVNFWYSDKNMRNSSINKRCREKQKMPHTSGSKSFARVASEMASAGLEHSRAHVFLETHKARKDGRPLDDNSSRATESIKNKLIQTPSEGQDIRAFHSDIYSQVIGPDTYGRVRGLGLQAYPKSLRTVDFSVDGRTKVDEINDIKQELKRMVANQEKMQAQINKLESLLVDKGAVETSSTLCENEST
- the LOC124913370 gene encoding uncharacterized protein LOC124913370, encoding MDSRDRIDLSNYDRFSVEYLNGIENFLEYAFREGGDGGKVRCPCKKCVLNKLKVRGEIYDDLVVNGIMSGYSTWFSHGEFLSNQSTSQPIPNVQHDSPNNDMTQLVQEALGILQQTTRMDVDENDEEDVNMFDDYVEANTQDSNPNVQKFDQLLKDANEELWPGCKTFSKLSFILNVYNVKCQHGWSNQSFDTLMKILKDAFPDSNTFPSSYKETKKIVDNLGLKYEKIDACPNNCMLFWKEHKDTKVENCLKCGTSRWKNNEASNLTESSKSSGVKKKKVAAKILRHFPLIPRLQRLFVSSKTSNLMVWHDKERIKDGIMRHPADSKAWKSFDSLYPDFAKDSRNVRLGLAADGFNPFRTMRVNHSTWPVILMPYNLPPWLCMKEAYMMLSLLIPGPSGPGNDIDVYLQPLIEELKQLWEFGVESFDASKKEIFKLHATLMWTINDFPAYGNLSGWSTYGSFACPCCNKDTCSKYLLDSKKFCYMGHRRFLDRSHNYRFDLKSFDGEEELRSSPSMLCGSKVLDQLQNIKFDYGKLNKKVTGVFEKTWKKKSIFFELPYWKHNLLRHNLDVMHIEKNVCDNIVNTLLKVNKKSKDNANARLDLQKMNIRKDLWLKQQGQDRYYVPPACFTMSSDEMNKFLEVLENIKLPDGYASNISRCIRSQRKLYGLKSHDCHVLMQELLPISLRNTLPSKVSSVLIELCNYFKAICAKSLSNSEVKSLQDKAPVILCHLEKIFLPSFFTVMVHLVVHLADEVELAGPVFFRWMYPIERYLGKLKSYVRNQARPEGSIAEAYIADECLTFCARYLDDNKMIGEKSVRNHAHQQSNEQICLFPNVGQHYGAIHVITLDEMTYIQAHRYVLFNCGIIEEFRRDHHTTIKRLHRHRRLSPREIEKKHCESFHEWLKEEVNNSSLSFNGRITPEVKIIARGPHRIVKRFRAYDVKNGYRFRTKDSEVNLSTQNCGVMVISKTNSYASTSDRRPIIGDVVYYGILTDIIELNYSDEFKIVLFRCDWADVDQKTGIKKDLLGFTMINFSRLIHTGKYLTYDPFVFASQCQQVIYVKDVSNPGWFLPRQLKVRNTYDMGDQSMVHIEIEESSLIIGDDDVDWVRDDIEGETINQLA